One Drosophila virilis strain 15010-1051.87 chromosome 5, Dvir_AGI_RSII-ME, whole genome shotgun sequence DNA window includes the following coding sequences:
- the Usp20-33 gene encoding ubiquitin carboxyl-terminal hydrolase 20: MSLSFNNPQKCSYIESKHCTELDLGQKTINSLSMRNMRYQDKGKLFSCSLNSLARRDDFDDEATGSGTGLVGLQNIANTCYMNSALQALSNLSPVTHYFINCSDLVEHIASTPRSKPAGLAKSYQRLMQEMWLDVDDPKDFLAPRGILYGIRSVHPMFRGYQQHDTQEFLRCFMDQLHEELTEPPQPQLPQGQQQQQASETDDENYDEVPKACHTPTASESEYDTCESSISERSSEVLMKTEYYIAPHRNSSSNPISDTSTTQQQSPKTVQESKPVEAAHSIISDVFDGKLLSSVQCLTCDRISTREETFQDLSLPIPTRDFLNVLHQTHSLSVQSLNAADLASARSNEGWLAWMWNMVRSWIFGPSVTLYDCMASFFSADELKGDNMYSCERCNKLRTGIKYSRVLNLPEVLCIHLKRFRHDLSYSSKISSHVYFPLEGFDMRPYLHKDCTSLVPTYNLCSVICHHGTVGGGHYTCYARNALNGRWYEFDDQLVMEVTPDVVQNCQAYVLFYQKHNPQMKMVREEAINLSTSNPLYEGDIQFYVTREWLSRLATFSEPGPINNQDMLCPHGGILHSKASLISQIAVPIPQPLWDFLYNRFGGGPAVNIMFECDICKRAADVLYRRQQYELAVFTKYNVQQSELDATAIYAIAMPWLRAWQQFLRGITHKEPGPINNEGIADTNLLNGSAISCVRAGSDYAQLNAPLWRFLRGIYGGGPEIMLRSALSDDEADEIEIIDQDDDEDEDEDLDISTDIYQYNQSDTESNLGRAHNDSPTPSSSPGPEMRPAEQDLPPTKPDSAYTETMPNGNTTSTNNISTRRRRSNARSIKVAALRMNMRKRGRNRNALKQHSEMFGARGLYNPQADAASGALTKTEADHDIRDREQRATATATATLETGTAFQTEYTIPFQSDNFQVNGARDKKRERNKLRNHNNKENVKLQKFVMLREANGANEETDI, translated from the exons ATGAGTTTGAGTTTCAACAATCCACAAAAATGCTCATACATAGAAAGTAAACACTGCACCGAATTGGACCTGGGTCAAAAG ACGATAAACAGCCTGTCGATGCGTAACATGCGATACCAGGATAAAGGAAAACTCTTTAGCTGTTCGCTTAATTCGTTAGCCAGGCGCGATGACTTCGATGATGAAGCCACGGGCTCGGGCACTGGCCTCGTCGGCCTGCAGAACATTGCGAATACGTGTTACATGAATTCGGCTCTGCAGGCGCTCAGTAATTTATCTCCGGTGACGCATTACTTTATCAACTGCAGCGATCTTGTGGAGCATATTGCAAGCACGCCGCGCTCTAAGCCGGCTGGTCTGGCTAAAAGCTATCAACGCCTGATGCAGGAAATGTGGCTGGATGTCGACGATCCAAAGG ATTTCCTGGCGCCGCGTGGTATTTTATATGGCATTCGGTCAGTACATCCAATGTTTCGCGGCTATCAGCAACATGACACACAAGAATTCTTGCGATGCTTTATGGATCAGCTGCACGAGGAGCTAACGGAGCCGCCACAGCCGCAGCTACCACaaggacaacagcagcagcaggcaagcGAAACCGATGATGAGAATTACGATGAGGTACCAAAGGCATGTCATACGCCCACGGCATCAGAAAGCGAGTACGATACCTGTGAGAGTAGCATCTCGGAGCGCTCCTCAGAAGTTCTAATGAAGACCGAGTACTACATAGCGCCGCAtcggaacagcagcagcaatcccATATCAGATACATCCACAACGCAACAGCAAAGCCCGAAGACAGTTCAAGAATCGAAGCCAGTGGAGGCGGCACATTCAATTATCAGCGATGTATTCGACGGCAAACTGCTATCATCTGTGCAGTGCCTTACTTGTGATCGGATCTCTACACGCGAGGAAACATTCCAGGATCTATCGTTGCCCATACCGACCCGTGATTTTCTGAATGTGCTGCACCAGACACACAGCCTGAGTGTACAGAGCCTTAATGCAGCCGACCTGGCATCGGCGCGCAGCAATGAGGGCTGGCTTGCCTGGATGTGGAATATGGTGCGCTCATGGATATTCGGTCCATCTGTAACGCTCTATGATTGCATGGCCAGTTTTTTCAGCGCAGATGAGCTCAAGGGCGACAATATGTACAG CTGCGAACGCTGCAACAAGTTGCGTACGGGCATCAAGTATTCGCGTGTGCTCAACTTGCCGGAAGTGTTGTGCATCCATCTGAAGCGTTTCAGGCACGATCTCTCCTACAGCTCAAAGATATCCTCGCATGTGTACTTTCCGCTTGAGGGCTTCGATATGCGGCCGTATCTGCATAAGGATTGCACATCGCTGGTGCCCACGTACAATCTATGCTCGGTCATTTGTCACCATGGCACTGTCGGAGGCGGTCACTATACGTGCTATGCGCGCAACGCTCTGAATGGACGCTGGTACGAGTTTGATGATCAGCTTGTGATGGAGGTTACGCCCGATGTAGTACAGAACTGCCAGGCGTATGTGCTATTCTACCAAAAACACAATCCCCAAATGAAAATGGTGCGCGAGGAGGCCATTAATTTGTCCACCTCGAATCCGTTATACGAAGGCGATATACAATTCTATGTGACACGCGAGTGGCTATCACGGCTGGCCACGTTCTCAGAGCCGGGTCCGATCAACAATCAGGATATGCTGTGCCCACACGGTGGTATTCTACATTCCAAAGCATCGTTAATTAGTCAAATTGCCGTGCCCATTCCGCAGCCCCTGTGGGACTTTCTCTACAACCGTTTTGGCGGCGGTCCGGCCGTTAATATTATGTTCGAGTGCGACATATGCAAGCGTGCCGCCGACGTGCTCTATCGCCGCCAGCAATACGAACTGGCCGTCTTTACCAAATACAATGTGCAGCAAAGTGAACTGGACGCGACTGCCATCTATGCGATTGCCATGCCCTGGCTGCGCGCGTGGCAGCAGTTTCTGCGCGGCATAACCCACAAGGAGCCCGGACCCATTAACAACGAGGGCATTGCCGACACCAATTTGCTGAACGGCTCGGCGATCAGCTGTGTGCGCGCTGGCTCCGACTATGCGCAGCTGAATGCGCCCCTCTGGCGATTTCTACGCGGCATTTATGGCGGTGGACCCGAAATAATGCTGAGAAGTGCGTTGTCCGATGATGAGGCCGATGAGATTGAAATAATCGATCAGGACGATGacgaggatgaggatgaaGATCTGGACATTTCCACTGACATCTACCAATACAATCAATCGGACACGGAAAGCAATTTGGGCAGAGCCCACAACGATAGTCCAACGCCATCATCATCGCCAGGGCCTGAAATGCGGCCAGCTGAGCAGGATCTGCCGCCCACAAAGCCCGATTCAGCATATACAGAAACGATGCCAAATGGCAACACAACCAGTACCAACAATATTAGCACAAGGCGTCGTCGTTCGAATGCCAGAAGCATTAAGGTCGCAGCTTTGCGCATGAATATGCGTAAGCGGGGCCGAAATCGCAATGCCCTCAAACAGCACTCCGAGATGTTTGGTGCGAGAG GTCTCTATAATCCGCAAGCGGATGCTGCCTCTGGAGCATTGACTAAAACTGAGGCTGACCACGATATTCGAGACAGGGAACAAagagcgacagcgacagcgacggcaACGCTGGAGACAGGAACTGCATTTCAAACAGAATACACAATACCATTCCAAAGTGATAATTTCCAGGTTAATGGGGCGCGGGATAAGAAGCGCGAGAGAAACAAGCTGCGCAATCATAACAACAAAGAGAATGTTAAGCTGCAGAAATTTGTGATGCTGCGCGAGGCAAATGGAGCCAATGAGGAGACTGATATATGA
- the SmydA-1 gene encoding SET domain-containing protein SmydA-8 — protein sequence MNPCQVCETATKNKCSNCNQVSYCSVQHQKQDWKAHKSQCYPFKIAQNELLGRHLVATRNIKPYEIVIKEAPLMRGPSQISAPVCMGCLNCIEPNDHITCDKCGWPLCGPECHALDEHRAECQLTQERGQKVNVQEFNGPHPLYTCVSTVRCLLIGETNPANAAKFKQLETLEQTRRGSNQWKADLASIGQFIPKFFRTQKFSEEEIMRAVGALQINGHEVPTSDPPHVAVFYTASFTENSCVPNLAKSFNKHGHCMLWAPKEIKKNSHLSICYSDAVWGTADRQRHLMQTKLFKCSCERCLDVTELGTNYSALKCEDRKCPGLLLPIKADDWHGSWRCRECQKQVQRKYVDGILERASQDIQSMEKTAENGFKYLKHYEKWLPTQHYHLSEVKILQVQLIAKDQQELMILSDEHLQLKLKYAKELIELYETLAPCEVRMLGTLCFELHSAISENTRRIALQSNLSPREMLEESLLYVEKCVNYLQYESDIFVEGHILKQAKINRDALRMVIRIS from the exons ATGAATCCGTGTCAAGTGTGCGAGactgcaacaaaaaacaaatgctcCAACTGCAACCAGGTCTCATACTGTTCGGTGCAGCATCAGAAGCAGGACTGGAAGGCGCACAAATCCCAGTGCTATCCATTTAAG ATAGCGCAAAACGAGTTGCTGGGTCGCCATTTGGTGGCCACACGTAACATCAAACCGTATGAGATTGTTATTAAGGAGGCGCCGCTGATGCGCGGCCCGTCCCAAATCTCGGCGCCGGTTTGCATGGGCTGCCTGAACTGCATCGAGCCGAACGATCACATCACCTGCGACAAGTGCGGCTGGCCGCTGTGCGGGCCGGAGTGCCACGCGCTGGACGAGCACAGGGCCGAGTGCCAGCTAACACAGGAGCGCGGTCAAAAGGTGAACGTGCAGGAGTTCAATGGACCGCATCCGCTGTACACCTGCGTCAGCACGGTGAGATGCCTGCTCATTGGCGAGACGAATCCGGCCAATGCGGCGAAATTCAAGCAGCTGGAAACGTTGGAGCAAACACGTCGCGGCTCGAACCAATGGAAGGCTGACCTGGCCAGCATTGGACAGTTCATACCCAA ATTCTTTCGCACGCAGAAGTTCAGCGAGGAGGAGATCATGCGTGCCGTTGGTGCGCTGCAGATCAATGGACACGAGGTGCCCACATCGGATCCGCCACATGTGGCGGTATTCTATACGGCCTCGTTTACGGAAAACTCGTGTGTACCAAATCTGGCCAAGAGCTTCAACAAGCACGGACACTGCATGCTCTGGGCCCCGAAAGAGATCAAAAAGAACTCGCATTTGAGCATTTGTTACTCGGACGCCGTGTGGGGCACTGCCGATCGACAGCGGCATCTGATGCAAACGAAGCTCTTCAAATGCAGCTGCGAGCGCTGCCTGGACGTCACCGAGCTGGGCACCAACTACAGCGCCCTCAAGTGCGAGGATCGCAAGTGTCCCGGCCTCTTGTTGCCGATCAAGGCGGACGACTGGCATGGCAGCTGGCG CTGTCGCGAGTGCCAGAAACAAGTGCAGCGAAAGTACGTGGACGGCATATTGGAGCGCGCCAGTCAGGATATTCAAAGCATGGAAAAAACGGCCGAAAATGGTTTCAA ATATCTTAAGCACTACGAGAAATGGTTGCCCACGCAACATTATCACCTGAGCGAGGTTAAGATTCTGCAGGTGCAGCTGATTGCTAAGGATCAGCAGGAGCTAATGATACTATCCGATGAGCAtctgcaattgaaattgaaatatgcCAAGGAACTGATTGAACTCTATGAAACTCTAGCGCCCT GTGAAGTCCGAATGCTGGGTACACTCTGCTTTGAGCTGCATTCAGCTATTTCCGAGAATACACGACGCATCGCGCTACAATCGAATCTATCGCCCAGGGAAATGCTTGAGGAATCTTTGCTGTATGTGGAAAAGTGCGTCAACTATTTGCAATACGAATCGGACATATTTGTCGAGGGGCATATCTTAAAACAGGCGAAAATCAATCGTGACGCATTGCGCATGGTTATTAGAATATCTTAA